A region of the Anaerolineae bacterium genome:
GCGCGGCGGGCAGGGGCAACGGCCCCGCCGCCAGCCGTGTCTCCAACGTGCCTGCGCCGACATAGCGCATCACCAGGTATGCGCCAAAGTCTTCCTCACCATAGTCGATCACAGGCAGGATGTGCGGGTGTTCCAGGCGGGCGATGATGCGCGCTTCCTGGTCGAAGCGGGCACGGAAGTCCGGTTCCTGTGAATAGGCGGCGCTGATCACCTTGATCGCTACCAGACGATCCATATTCTGCTGGTGGGCCAGGTAAACGATCGCCATGCCGCCCCGGCCCAGTTCCTGCAGAATCTCATAGGAGCGAAATACCCGCCCGATCAGCGCGCTCATGGGACGCCCTTCTGTGTGCGATCGCTGCCCGCGAGTCTACGCATCTGCCCGGTGCGAGTCAAAACGCTGGCCGCCGGGAGGGGTGCGTTGATGGCGGTAATTGTGGATTACGCTAATCAGATTATGATATACTATCTTTGTGTTATAGACAGGTATCTCTTGTCAGCAGTATTAGTTTTTGCTTCCAGAGGAGGAAGTCAATGTTCAAGAAGTTTATGCCACTGGTAGTGCTGGCGTTGTTGCTGACGGCGGTGACCGGCGCCTGGGCCATCACCGGCGGCGAACCGGACGGCGAGCGGCATCCCTATGTGGGGCTGATCGTCTTCGATGTCAATGGCGTGCCCGCCTGGCGCTGCAGCGGGACGTTGATCGCGCGCGATCTGGTGCTCACCGCCGGCCATTGCACCGCCGGCGCGACCGGGGCGCGGGTGTGGTTCGGTAGCGACCTGACGGCTAATCCGGAATATCCCTACGGCGGCGACACGTCATATGAGGGCGTTCCGATTCAGAATCCGATCTACGGCCTCAGCTTCCCCAACACCGGCGATGTCGGCCTGGTACGCCTGACCGAGCAGATCAAGCATAAGGACTTCCCCGGCACGGCCACGATTGCGCCGCTGGGCTATCTCGACGGCTTTGCCACCCGGCGCGGCCAGCAGGATACCCAGTTCCGGGCGGTGGGTTATGGCCGCCAGGCGGTGGTGCCTGAGCCGCAAAGTGTGCGGGTGCGCTACACTACGCTGTCGCGGCTGGTCAACCTGCGCAACGCTCTGACCGATGGCTACAACCTGCAACTCGGTGAGGATGCGGGCGGCGGCAACAACTATGGCGGTACCTGTTTTGGCGATTCCGGCGGCCCGATCTTCCACCCCGAAGACAGTAACCAGATCGTGGCGGTGGTATCGTTCGGGTTAAATTCGAATTGTGTTGGTGTGGGCTTCCATTACCGCGTGGACACCCAGGCAGCCTACGATTTCGTGATGCCGTATCTCAACAGCCGCGGGCGCTAACCCGTAGCGGAGACTGAACACCGGCCGGAGGGGGGAACCTTCCGGCCGGTGCTCTTGTGGTATCAGCAGAGAGTCTGCCGCCTGGCCGGGATCACGCCAGCTGCGCCAGCACTTCCGCGATCAGGCGTTGGCGGATAGTCTCGTCCGGTGACTGGCCGGCTTCGTCCATCGCCAGCAGGACTGCGCCCACTACCGGCGGCGCGGTCAGGCGCACGATCTCCACGCCGGGCGCGAAGGCGCGTACTTCAGCCGCCAGGGTATCGCGCAGCAGCGGATATTCCGCCCGGAAGACGCCGCCAGCCAGCACAAGTTCAAAGACCTCGTTTTGCATATCCAGGGCACGGATCACGGCGTTGATCCCCCGCGCCAGGCCCTGACCGGCATGCAGCAGGATTTCCGTGGCCACCGGATCGCCTGCCGCCGCCACTGCAAAGATCAGAGGGGTATAGTCATTGCGATAGACGCGAGCGCGGCTGATCAGCTCCATCAGACCGGTTACATCTGCCGCGCCGTAGTGCGCCAGCAGGGCGGCGGTCAGGGCAGTAGGAGGGCTGATCCCCTTTTCGGCGCGGGCGACGGCCGCCAGTGCCGCCCGACACAGATCGCCACCTCCGCCCCAATCGCCGAAGTCGGAGGCCAGCCCCCAGGTACGGAAGATGCGCCCGGCGCGGTTGCGCCCGGCCTTGGTGGATCCGGCGCCGGAGATGCAGACCACGCCATAGGGGCGGGAAGTCCCGGCGCGCAGGGCGATGAGGGTGTCGTTTTCCAGGAAAAACGGCCCTGGCACGCCCAGCGATTCGATCACCGGGCGCAGTCGGGCGTCGTCGCTGGGAAAGTCGTAGCCGGCCAGCCCGTATCCGGCGGCGGCGATCTGGTTGATCGTCAGCCCGGCGGTGGCCAGCGCGCGCGCCAGCACATCCGCATAGACCGCCCGCGCCCCTTCCAGGCCGATGCCCTCCCAGTTGCCGCCCCCGGCGTGGATCAGGGCCAGAACATGCCCTTCCGAGTCGGCGATCAGGCCCTGGGTCTTGCTGTTGCCGGCGTCGATGCCGAAATAGTAACAGGTGGTCATGGGTGTGCAATTATGGCTGGCCCAGCGCCTGCTGCGCCAGCGGCAGAATGTGCGTCTCGACATCAACATCGCTGGCGGGCTGAGGGACATTGCGGAAGAGGTGCCAGCTTTCGACATGCTCAACCGCCGCGCCCGGTTCCAGGGTAGTCAGCGGGCCAAGCGTCTCCAGCTCCAGCATTTGCTGGTTGGTGAAGACCTCCAGGTTGCTGTTCAGGTCAGGGTAGGTCGCCCCAGGGATATAGCCAAATGTCTTCAGGAATAGAGCGTTGTGGATGGCACAGGCTGCCCAGCCGGCGGAGATCATGGCGCCAAGCTTCTGGGGTTTACCACCGCGATCCTGGCGCAGCAGGATGTACTTCTCCCCCAGCGTCCAGCGGGAGTCGGAGAGGTCAGTATAGGCCCACAGGGTGAGCGTGTGGGCGGGCAGCAGGTTCTCCGGGTGAGAGCCACGCGGCGGCAAAGGGACGATAGCTGTACCGCCGGCGTCCATGACTGAGAGCGCCCAGGGGGCGAGCTGGATCGCCCAGGGGCCATGGTTGCGGACGCGATGCGTGACCGTGACCCGGTCGGCGTCATCCGCCAGAGCAATATCGATCTCCTTGCTGATGGCGTTGCCTGTCTCAACGGGCGCTTTGGCGCGCACAAAACCCGCCTGTTGCTCGATGGTGACTGGCACGTTATCCGGGTAGTAAGTACGCGGCTGGATTTCCGGCGCGACCCACAGGCGGTGCCCGCCGTAGATCCGCCATTCGTCTCCGCCGGTCTGGCCTAACATATCCGGGTACGTGGCAAAGAGGTTCGGCCCGCCGACAAAGCCGCAGTGGATGATGCGCGGTCCGACATCGCCGGTGATTACCAGTTCCATGCGGCCATTGGACAGGCGGTAGCAGTTCGGCCAGCCGCCGTAACTGATTCGCTCAAATACAGGCATGAGACGCCCTCCCCTGAAGGAACGGTTACAGGTAAATGCTGGCCCGATGATACCGCAAATGGGGAGGCCAGAGGCAGAGGAAAGTGTCGGCCGCCGAAATGGTGGGCGAAAGCGGGCTTTTCTTCAGCGCAGGCGGGTGGGCGGCAGCAGCCCGCGCTCCTGCAGCCATGTCTCCGGCGGGCCTTCCCAGCCGAAGCGCTTGAAATCGACGCGCCCTTCCAGGTCGAACTGCACGCCTTCCGCTTCCAGGCGGCGGCGCTGTTCCTCCCGCGCACCGGGGAAGGGCAGGTTGCTGATCGTGCCCTGGCTGTTGATCACGCGATGCCAGGGGATGCCGCTGCCGACGGAGAGGCGCATGGCTGTGCCCACCCAGCGGGCGCGAACGTGGTTGTAGCGCAGCGGGTCGTAGCCAGGCGGCGCGGGGATCATGCTGGCGATCTGGCCGTAGCTGCTGACCCTGCCATACGGGATCAGGCGCACGATCTGCCAGACGAGGGGGTTGAAGGCATCAGGATCGGGTGGAGTGAACATCAGAGTCTCGATTCGTCCTGTAACTCTACGGTGTCGCAGCCCAGTTCATGTGCATCAGGCGCAGTGGCGCGACGATGTCCTCGATCTGATCATATTCGATGATCGCGGCAGCGATCCCGCGCGTGGTGTCCTTGATCGGTATGCCGCGCTGCACCATCACGATCACGCGCTTGCCAAGGGCGTAAGCCATCCCGGCCTCGTAAGCGCGACCGGTGGGTTTCTCCGTCAGGTCGATCAGCAGCGCGTCGCAGGCGGCGATCTCGGCCAGCGTGCGGGCCATCAATGCGCGCGGGTCGTCAAAGATGTGCGCCCAGCCCTCTATATCGCGGACAAAGCAGAAAGCTTCCCAGCCAGCCTGGGCGGCCAGTTCACACAGGCGCTCAATCTCGGCGCGGTTGTCCGTCCCCTTGTAGGTGGCGGTGATGTACAGGTGCATGGGAAGGCTCGAAACTGGACATTGCCAGCCGACTGTCAATATCTTCTGATCCAGTCTAGGTTTCTACCAACAAGCAGTTCAGTGAGCCTGGCATGATGGGTGGTCTTCATTGCAATAGCTTCAATGTCGAAATTGTGTTGCTTGGCCATCTCTCTTACTTCTTCAACATTGTCATAAGTCATCAGAAAATCACCGCGAGTTTGTGATACGAGTCGGAACAGCTCTGCGTGGTCTAACTCAGAAAAGGTGTACAGGCGACTTCCAGGTTTCTTGCCTGCTGCAGTGTAGGGCGGATCAATAAAGTAGACGACATCGCTGCGTTCTGCGGTGTCCTGTATGACTTTGAGACCATCACCATGGATAAAGTGAATGCGATCCCTGATTCCCGCAATATCCAGTATGCGCTTGCTCAGTGTGTTCGGATACCATCGAGACTTGATTCCTTTTCCATTTTCCCCGTGCTTGACCCGCCCGGCTCCTTCTGCAAGAATGCCTCCTCTATTGACGCGGTTCTTCACAATAGTCTGAAAAGCGAGTTCGCGCTCAGAAGCCGGTTCTTTAGAAAGAAGGCTGTCAACGGTTTCGGAGGTAAGTCTGAAACTCAGGATTCTGTTTGCCAACCACTCTCCTTGGTTATGAGTCAGAATAGTATTCCACACACTCGCGACCTGGTCATCTAGCTCAACCAGCGTCACATGCCAGGCGAGTTTCTCGAACGCAACGCTGAGTCCGACAATTGCCCCTCCTGCGAAGGGTTCAATGAATTCGACCCTTCTGTTTTCCGGTAGACTGCCCAGCCAACGGAACACGCGAGGTACCAGCCACGTTTTCCCACCAGGATATCTGAAGGGACTACGCTGTTTTACCGAAGCGACATTGACTATCCTATGGGTGTCTTCCTGCCCGGCGGGCATTAGTGGTAGTTCCAGCTGTATCATTGGATTGCCTGTTTCACAGTAAGTCAGATAAGGTCAGGTCGCTCAGTTCAGCGTCCCTGTTTTCAAGCTTTTGCTCAAGCTTCTCCTGCAATGCATCTACAAACTCATCAAGTGAGCCTGGCTCAGCGGTTATGATCTGGTCAATGGCCGGCTTAAACATGGTGTAGACTGTGCGCTTCAGCCGCAGTTGGTAAACGTTGGTCTGCTCATCCAACTCCAGATCATAGATCAGCCAGGCGATATCGGCCTGTTCACATTCAACTTCCTGCAGACTCGGCAAAGTATCGAAGAATCCCGAATGGATTGCGACTGCCTGCTTTTTCCTCCAGCTCTTCAGAATTCCACCTTTGTAGAGTAGCTGGGGGACCAGTCTCTTTCGAGATGAAGAGAGATAGTCGGGACGTGGATAGTTTCTCTGGGTAGACCAGTCCATATTCTGATGTTTTTCGGGATTTTCCATATACTTCTGGAAGGGGCGTCGAATGTTGCCTGATATATACACAGCTTGGACTTCCAGTGAACCGAAGTCGACAACACGCCCGTTCTCATAGGCTACAAGGACGATATCGATATTACCTGCTGATTTTCCATACTTGTCGTTGAGGCGTACTTCTGTTAGGGATGTCCAACTGACTGACGGTTGGAAGAAAAACTTCGCTGCATCTATCGTTATGAGCCAATCCTGCCGAAATCTGATTGGGCAGGTGATAGCAATTCCAGAGTCTTCAAAAATGCTGCAGACGCCTAGTGGATCATCTGCTTTGTCTTTTGTGCAGTTAGGTACATGATTGTTGTAAGGGCACAAACGGTGCTCCCGATGTTGCTTTGCCCTTTGCGACTGGTTGCTGGTGGGGAATCCGAATACCTCAGCTAATGGATGATTGGACATTGGTATTTCAGCCTAGCACGGATCTCCTGTTCAGGTTCTATGATGTTATTATATCAGTATGTTTGTATTTGCCCATTTGTTCTACACAGGGGTTTGACCCATGACCGAAGTCGTGATCATCGACGCGCTGCGCACGCCGATCGGGCGCGTGGGCGGCGCGCTCAGCGAGGTGCGCCCCGATGACCTGGCCGCCCATGTGCTCAGGGCCCTTGTAACGCGGACAGGGCTGGACCCCGCCGAAGTCGAGGAGGTCTACCTGGGCTGCGCCAACCAGGCTGGGGAGGATAACCGCAATGTGGCCCGCATGGCGGCATTGCTGGCCGGTTTCCCAGTGTCGGTGGCAGCGGTCACGCTCAACCGGCTGTGCGCCAGCGGCTTGAGCGCGGTCAATATGGCGGCGCGGGCGATCCTGGCCGGGGAGGGGGATGTGTTCATCGCCGGTGGGGTGGAGAGCATGAGCCGTGGCCCCTATGCCATCCCCAAGAGCGGCCAGGGCTGGCCGATCGGCAACGTCACAGCGTGGGATACGTCGTTTGGCTGGCGCTTCCCTAACCCGAAGATGGAGGCGATGTTCCCCCTGGAGGTGATGGGTGAGACTGCCGAGAATATCTACGAGCAGTTTGAGCCGAAGATCACCCGCGAGGAGCAGGACGCCTTCGCCTACGAAAGCCAGCGGCGGGCAGTGGAGGCGATCAACAGCGGCCGCTTCCGCGATGAGATCACCCCCGTGCCGATCCCACAGCGCAAAGGCGATCCCGTGCTGGTGGAGCATGACGAGCACCCACGCTACACCTGGCAGGATGGGCGGGCTGTGTTGGATACCTCGCCGGAGAAACTGGCGAAGCTCCGCCCGGTCTTCCGCGCCGGGGGGACGGTCACAGCGGGCAATGCCAGCGGTCTCAATGATGGGGCCGCAGCGGTGTTGCTGATGAGCGCGGCGAAGGCGGCGGCGCTGGGGCTGAAGCCGCTGGCCCGCTACGTGACCAGCGCGGCGGCGGGAGTCGACCCGCGCACGATGGGCCTCGGCCCGATCCCGGCGACGCGCAAGGCGCTGGAACGCGCCGGGCTGACGATCGACGACATCGACCTGATCGAGCTGAACGAGGCATTTGCCGTGCAGGCGCTGGCAGTGATGAAGACGCTGGGCCTGCGCCCGGAGATCACCAACGTCAACGGCGGGGCGATCGCGCTTGGCCACCCGCTGGGTTGCTCCGGGGCGCGCATCCTGACCACCCTGCTGCACGAGATGAAGAAGCGC
Encoded here:
- a CDS encoding trypsin-like serine protease, which gives rise to MFKKFMPLVVLALLLTAVTGAWAITGGEPDGERHPYVGLIVFDVNGVPAWRCSGTLIARDLVLTAGHCTAGATGARVWFGSDLTANPEYPYGGDTSYEGVPIQNPIYGLSFPNTGDVGLVRLTEQIKHKDFPGTATIAPLGYLDGFATRRGQQDTQFRAVGYGRQAVVPEPQSVRVRYTTLSRLVNLRNALTDGYNLQLGEDAGGGNNYGGTCFGDSGGPIFHPEDSNQIVAVVSFGLNSNCVGVGFHYRVDTQAAYDFVMPYLNSRGR
- a CDS encoding DNA adenine methylase, producing the protein MIQLELPLMPAGQEDTHRIVNVASVKQRSPFRYPGGKTWLVPRVFRWLGSLPENRRVEFIEPFAGGAIVGLSVAFEKLAWHVTLVELDDQVASVWNTILTHNQGEWLANRILSFRLTSETVDSLLSKEPASERELAFQTIVKNRVNRGGILAEGAGRVKHGENGKGIKSRWYPNTLSKRILDIAGIRDRIHFIHGDGLKVIQDTAERSDVVYFIDPPYTAAGKKPGSRLYTFSELDHAELFRLVSQTRGDFLMTYDNVEEVREMAKQHNFDIEAIAMKTTHHARLTELLVGRNLDWIRRY
- a CDS encoding ATPase, whose translation is MTTCYYFGIDAGNSKTQGLIADSEGHVLALIHAGGGNWEGIGLEGARAVYADVLARALATAGLTINQIAAAGYGLAGYDFPSDDARLRPVIESLGVPGPFFLENDTLIALRAGTSRPYGVVCISGAGSTKAGRNRAGRIFRTWGLASDFGDWGGGGDLCRAALAAVARAEKGISPPTALTAALLAHYGAADVTGLMELISRARVYRNDYTPLIFAVAAAGDPVATEILLHAGQGLARGINAVIRALDMQNEVFELVLAGGVFRAEYPLLRDTLAAEVRAFAPGVEIVRLTAPPVVGAVLLAMDEAGQSPDETIRQRLIAEVLAQLA
- a CDS encoding methyltransferase, translated to MFTPPDPDAFNPLVWQIVRLIPYGRVSSYGQIASMIPAPPGYDPLRYNHVRARWVGTAMRLSVGSGIPWHRVINSQGTISNLPFPGAREEQRRRLEAEGVQFDLEGRVDFKRFGWEGPPETWLQERGLLPPTRLR
- a CDS encoding thiolase family protein codes for the protein MTEVVIIDALRTPIGRVGGALSEVRPDDLAAHVLRALVTRTGLDPAEVEEVYLGCANQAGEDNRNVARMAALLAGFPVSVAAVTLNRLCASGLSAVNMAARAILAGEGDVFIAGGVESMSRGPYAIPKSGQGWPIGNVTAWDTSFGWRFPNPKMEAMFPLEVMGETAENIYEQFEPKITREEQDAFAYESQRRAVEAINSGRFRDEITPVPIPQRKGDPVLVEHDEHPRYTWQDGRAVLDTSPEKLAKLRPVFRAGGTVTAGNASGLNDGAAAVLLMSAAKAAALGLKPLARYVTSAAAGVDPRTMGLGPIPATRKALERAGLTIDDIDLIELNEAFAVQALAVMKTLGLRPEITNVNGGAIALGHPLGCSGARILTTLLHEMKKRRAEGTRMRYGLATLCVGVGQGEATIIEMV